A DNA window from Pongo abelii isolate AG06213 chromosome 2, NHGRI_mPonAbe1-v2.0_pri, whole genome shotgun sequence contains the following coding sequences:
- the ZNF654 gene encoding zinc finger protein 654 isoform X6, translated as MALIKSCINHPEISKDLYFHQALFTCLFMSPVEDQLFREHLLKTDCKSGIDIICNAEKEGKTMLALQLCESFLIPQLQNGDMYCIWELIFIWSKLQLKSNPSKQVFVDQCYQLLRTATNVRVIFPFMKIIKDEVEEEGLQICVEICGCALQLDLHDDPKTKCLIYKTIAHFLPNDLEILRICALSIFFLERSLEAYRTVEELYKRPDEEYNEGTSSVQNRVRFELLPILKKGLFFDPEFWNFVMIKKNCVALLSDKSAVRFLNDSTLENNAGNLKRTEEQQGLDEGFDSLTDQSTGETDPDDVSGVQPKGHINTKKNLTALNTSKVDHNVPRHRCMLCNKEFLGGHIVRHAQAHQKKGSFACVICGRKFRNRGLMQKHLKNHVKKIQRQQIAAAQQDDQEVTALEEINCSSSSISFENGNSDSKDLEVETLTASSEGNKEVIPEHVAEFIEIPISVPEDVIENVIENGSPNTSLNVFKPLPECGDDYEEEEDEEGDYEEDDYDLNQETSVIHKINGTVCQPKDIYATDQEGNFKCPALGCVRIFKRIGFLNKHAMTVHPTDLNVRQTVMKWSKGKCKFCQRQFEDSQHFIDHLNRHSYPNVYFCLHFNCNESFKLPFQLAQHTKSHRIFQAQCSFPECHELFEDLPLLYEHEAQHYLSKTPESSAQPSETILWDVQTDSNPNQEKDSSSNEKQTISLPVSTSKSRKESTEPKTCIESMEKKTDSLVQNGNECSDDTVSNISLIDQKMPDIEPNSENNCSSSDLVNGHSEIEQTPLVSSDPALKIDTNRIRTENGSILPSVVPQEHNTLPVSQAPSKPNLTSEHTSYGLILTKPYVRPLPPSYLDERYLSMPKRRKFLTDRVDACSDQDNVYKKSVKRLRCGKCLTTYCNAEALEAHLAQKKCQTLFGFDSDDESA; from the exons ATGGCTCTTATTAAATCTTGTATAAATCACCCAGAAATCAGTAAAGACTTATACTTCCATCAAGCACTCTTCACATGTCTGTTTATGTCACCTGTAGAAGATCAGCTATTCCGGGAG CATTTATTGAAAACTGATTGTAAGAGTGGAATTGATATCATCTGTAATGCTGAAAAAGAAGGCAAAACTATGTTAGCCTTGCAACTCTGTGAATCCTTTCTTATTCCACAGCTCCAGAATGGGGATATGTACTGTATCTG GGAGTTGATTTTCATATGGAGTAAACTACAGCTTAAATCTAATCCTTCAAAACAAGTTTTTGTAGATCAATGCTACCAGCTTTTAAGAACAGCAACTAATGTGAGAGTCATATTTCCTTTCATGAAAATCATCAAAGATGAG gtTGAAGAAGAAGGCTTGCAAATTTGTGTTGAAATATGTGGTTGTGCTCTACAACTCGACCTTCATGATGATCCCAAAACTAAATGtctgatttataaaacaattgcACATTTTTTGCCAAATGATTTGGAGATCCTCAGGATTTGTGCACTCTCAATATTTTTTCTGGAGCGCTCCTTAGAAGCGTATCGTACTGTTGAAGAGCTTTACAAACGTCCAGATGAAGAATATAATGAAGGCACAAGTAGTGTTCAAAATCGTGTTCGTTTTGAATTGCTTCCAATTTTGAAAAAGGGATTGTTTTTTGACCCTGAATTTTGGAACTTTGTAATGATTAAGAAAAACTGTGTAGCATTATTGAGTGATAAATCAGCAGTTAGATTTCTAAATGACAGCACACTGGAAAATAATGCAGGTAATCTAAAAAGGACGGAGGAACAGCAAGGTTTGGATGAAGGGTTTGACTCTCTTACAGATCAGAGCACTGGAGAGACTGATCCTGATGATGTATCTGGAGTGCAGCCTAAAGGTCATATTAATACGAAGAAAAACCTTACAGCTCTTAATACTTCCAAAGTAGATCACAATGTCCCAAGGCATCGTTGTATGTTATGTAACAAGGAATTTCTAGGTGGTCACATTGTAAGGCATGCCCAGGCTCATCAGAAAAAAGGCAGTTTTGCATGTGTAATATGTGGTAGGAAATTTAGAAACAGAGGACTTATGCAGAAGCATTTGAAGAATCATGTTAAGAAGATACAGAGACAGCAAATTGCTGCAGCTCAACAGGATGATCAGGAAGTCACTGCTTTGGAAGAAATAAATTGTTCTAgttcttccatttcatttgaaAATGGGAATTCTGATAGTAAGGATTTGGAAGTAGAGACTCTTACTGCTTCTAGTGAAGGAAACAAAGAAGTCATCCCTGAGCATGTGGCTGAATTCATTGAAATTCCCATAAGTGTACCAGAAGATGTTATTGAAAACGTTATTGAAAATGGCAGTCCTAATACTTCTTTAAATGTCTTCAAGCCTTTACCTGAATGTGGGGATGATtatgaagaggaagaagatgaagaaggtGATTATGAAGAAGATGATTATGACCTGAATCAAGAAACTTCAGTAATTCATAAAATCAATGGAACTGTGTGCCAACCAAAAGACATATATGCCACAGATCAAGAAGGAAACTTTAAGTGTCCTGCTCTTGGCTGTGTCCGGATATTTAAAAGAATTGGGTTTCTAAATAAACATGCAATGACCGTACATCCAACTGATTTAAACGTGCGACAAACAGTAATGAAGTGGAgcaaaggaaaatgcaaattttgcCAAAGGCAATTTGAAGATTCTCAGCATTTTATAGACCACCTTAATAGACATAGCTATCcaaatgtgtatttttgtttgcattttaattGCAATGAGTCGTTTAAGCTGCCGTTCCAGCTTGCCCAGCACACAAAAAGTCACAGGATATTTCAAGCTCAGTGTAGTTTTCCAGAATGCCATGAGCTTTTTGAAGATCTTCCTCTGCTATATGAACATGAAGCTCAACACTATTTAAGTAAAACACCAGAATCATCTGCACAACCAAGTGAAACAATTCTTTGGGATGTTCAGACAGACTCAAATCCTAATCAGGAAAAAGACTCATCTAGTAATGAGAAACAAACTATTAGTCTGCCAGTTTCTACTAGCAAATCAAGGAAAGAGTCTACAGAACCAAAGACATGTATAGAAAGtatggaaaagaaaacagacagtTTAGttcagaatggaaatgaatgttctGATGACACTGTTTCAAACATAAGCTTGATAGACCAAAAGATGCCTGACATAGAGccaaattctgaaaataattgtAGTAGTAGTGATTTAGTCAATGGACACAGTGAAATAGAGCAAACACCTTTAGTTTCATCAGATCCTGCTTTGAAAATTGATACAAACAGAATCAGGACAGAAAATGGTTCCATTTTACCCAGTGTTGTACCACAAGAACACAATACCTTGCCAGTATCTCAGGCACCTTCCAAACCAAATCTGACAAGTGAACATACTTCATATGGCTTAATTTTAACAAAACCATACGTCAGACCATTGCCTCCCAGTTACCTTGATGAACGGTATCTTAGTATGCCAAAACGCAGAAAATTTCTGACTGATAGAGTAGATGCCTGTTCTGATCAAGATAACGTGTataaaaaatcagtgaaaagaTTAAGATGTGGCAAATGCCTGACCACCTACTGTAATGCAGAAGCACTTGAGGCTCATCTTGCACAAAAGAAATGTCAGACACTCTTTGGATTTGATTCAGATGATGAAA GTGCCTGA
- the ZNF654 gene encoding zinc finger protein 654 isoform X7, whose amino-acid sequence MLALQLCESFLIPQLQNGDMYCIWELIFIWSKLQLKSNPSKQVFVDQCYQLLRTATNVRVIFPFMKIIKDEVEEEGLQICVEICGCALQLDLHDDPKTKCLIYKTIAHFLPNDLEILRICALSIFFLERSLEAYRTVEELYKRPDEEYNEGTSSVQNRVRFELLPILKKGLFFDPEFWNFVMIKKNCVALLSDKSAVRFLNDSTLENNAGNLKRTEEQQGLDEGFDSLTDQSTGETDPDDVSGVQPKGHINTKKNLTALNTSKVDHNVPRHRCMLCNKEFLGGHIVRHAQAHQKKGSFACVICGRKFRNRGLMQKHLKNHVKKIQRQQIAAAQQDDQEVTALEEINCSSSSISFENGNSDSKDLEVETLTASSEGNKEVIPEHVAEFIEIPISVPEDVIENVIENGSPNTSLNVFKPLPECGDDYEEEEDEEGDYEEDDYDLNQETSVIHKINGTVCQPKDIYATDQEGNFKCPALGCVRIFKRIGFLNKHAMTVHPTDLNVRQTVMKWSKGKCKFCQRQFEDSQHFIDHLNRHSYPNVYFCLHFNCNESFKLPFQLAQHTKSHRIFQAQCSFPECHELFEDLPLLYEHEAQHYLSKTPESSAQPSETILWDVQTDSNPNQEKDSSSNEKQTISLPVSTSKSRKESTEPKTCIESMEKKTDSLVQNGNECSDDTVSNISLIDQKMPDIEPNSENNCSSSDLVNGHSEIEQTPLVSSDPALKIDTNRIRTENGSILPSVVPQEHNTLPVSQAPSKPNLTSEHTSYGLILTKPYVRPLPPSYLDERYLSMPKRRKFLTDRVDACSDQDNVYKKSVKRLRCGKCLTTYCNAEALEAHLAQKKCQTLFGFDSDDESKSSIFLVEISVERENGINKTTVDL is encoded by the exons ATGTTAGCCTTGCAACTCTGTGAATCCTTTCTTATTCCACAGCTCCAGAATGGGGATATGTACTGTATCTG GGAGTTGATTTTCATATGGAGTAAACTACAGCTTAAATCTAATCCTTCAAAACAAGTTTTTGTAGATCAATGCTACCAGCTTTTAAGAACAGCAACTAATGTGAGAGTCATATTTCCTTTCATGAAAATCATCAAAGATGAG gtTGAAGAAGAAGGCTTGCAAATTTGTGTTGAAATATGTGGTTGTGCTCTACAACTCGACCTTCATGATGATCCCAAAACTAAATGtctgatttataaaacaattgcACATTTTTTGCCAAATGATTTGGAGATCCTCAGGATTTGTGCACTCTCAATATTTTTTCTGGAGCGCTCCTTAGAAGCGTATCGTACTGTTGAAGAGCTTTACAAACGTCCAGATGAAGAATATAATGAAGGCACAAGTAGTGTTCAAAATCGTGTTCGTTTTGAATTGCTTCCAATTTTGAAAAAGGGATTGTTTTTTGACCCTGAATTTTGGAACTTTGTAATGATTAAGAAAAACTGTGTAGCATTATTGAGTGATAAATCAGCAGTTAGATTTCTAAATGACAGCACACTGGAAAATAATGCAGGTAATCTAAAAAGGACGGAGGAACAGCAAGGTTTGGATGAAGGGTTTGACTCTCTTACAGATCAGAGCACTGGAGAGACTGATCCTGATGATGTATCTGGAGTGCAGCCTAAAGGTCATATTAATACGAAGAAAAACCTTACAGCTCTTAATACTTCCAAAGTAGATCACAATGTCCCAAGGCATCGTTGTATGTTATGTAACAAGGAATTTCTAGGTGGTCACATTGTAAGGCATGCCCAGGCTCATCAGAAAAAAGGCAGTTTTGCATGTGTAATATGTGGTAGGAAATTTAGAAACAGAGGACTTATGCAGAAGCATTTGAAGAATCATGTTAAGAAGATACAGAGACAGCAAATTGCTGCAGCTCAACAGGATGATCAGGAAGTCACTGCTTTGGAAGAAATAAATTGTTCTAgttcttccatttcatttgaaAATGGGAATTCTGATAGTAAGGATTTGGAAGTAGAGACTCTTACTGCTTCTAGTGAAGGAAACAAAGAAGTCATCCCTGAGCATGTGGCTGAATTCATTGAAATTCCCATAAGTGTACCAGAAGATGTTATTGAAAACGTTATTGAAAATGGCAGTCCTAATACTTCTTTAAATGTCTTCAAGCCTTTACCTGAATGTGGGGATGATtatgaagaggaagaagatgaagaaggtGATTATGAAGAAGATGATTATGACCTGAATCAAGAAACTTCAGTAATTCATAAAATCAATGGAACTGTGTGCCAACCAAAAGACATATATGCCACAGATCAAGAAGGAAACTTTAAGTGTCCTGCTCTTGGCTGTGTCCGGATATTTAAAAGAATTGGGTTTCTAAATAAACATGCAATGACCGTACATCCAACTGATTTAAACGTGCGACAAACAGTAATGAAGTGGAgcaaaggaaaatgcaaattttgcCAAAGGCAATTTGAAGATTCTCAGCATTTTATAGACCACCTTAATAGACATAGCTATCcaaatgtgtatttttgtttgcattttaattGCAATGAGTCGTTTAAGCTGCCGTTCCAGCTTGCCCAGCACACAAAAAGTCACAGGATATTTCAAGCTCAGTGTAGTTTTCCAGAATGCCATGAGCTTTTTGAAGATCTTCCTCTGCTATATGAACATGAAGCTCAACACTATTTAAGTAAAACACCAGAATCATCTGCACAACCAAGTGAAACAATTCTTTGGGATGTTCAGACAGACTCAAATCCTAATCAGGAAAAAGACTCATCTAGTAATGAGAAACAAACTATTAGTCTGCCAGTTTCTACTAGCAAATCAAGGAAAGAGTCTACAGAACCAAAGACATGTATAGAAAGtatggaaaagaaaacagacagtTTAGttcagaatggaaatgaatgttctGATGACACTGTTTCAAACATAAGCTTGATAGACCAAAAGATGCCTGACATAGAGccaaattctgaaaataattgtAGTAGTAGTGATTTAGTCAATGGACACAGTGAAATAGAGCAAACACCTTTAGTTTCATCAGATCCTGCTTTGAAAATTGATACAAACAGAATCAGGACAGAAAATGGTTCCATTTTACCCAGTGTTGTACCACAAGAACACAATACCTTGCCAGTATCTCAGGCACCTTCCAAACCAAATCTGACAAGTGAACATACTTCATATGGCTTAATTTTAACAAAACCATACGTCAGACCATTGCCTCCCAGTTACCTTGATGAACGGTATCTTAGTATGCCAAAACGCAGAAAATTTCTGACTGATAGAGTAGATGCCTGTTCTGATCAAGATAACGTGTataaaaaatcagtgaaaagaTTAAGATGTGGCAAATGCCTGACCACCTACTGTAATGCAGAAGCACTTGAGGCTCATCTTGCACAAAAGAAATGTCAGACACTCTTTGGATTTGATTCAGATGATGAAAGTAAGTCTTCTATCTTCTTAGTAGAGATATctgtagaaagagaaaatggcaTAAATAAAACTACTGTAGatctttga
- the ZNF654 gene encoding zinc finger protein 654 isoform X8: MLALQLCESFLIPQLQNGDMYCIWELIFIWSKLQLKSNPSKQVFVDQCYQLLRTATNVRVIFPFMKIIKDEVEEEGLQICVEICGCALQLDLHDDPKTKCLIYKTIAHFLPNDLEILRICALSIFFLERSLEAYRTVEELYKRPDEEYNEGTSSVQNRVRFELLPILKKGLFFDPEFWNFVMIKKNCVALLSDKSAVRFLNDSTLENNAGNLKRTEEQQGLDEGFDSLTDQSTGETDPDDVSGVQPKGHINTKKNLTALNTSKVDHNVPRHRCMLCNKEFLGGHIVRHAQAHQKKGSFACVICGRKFRNRGLMQKHLKNHVKKIQRQQIAAAQQDDQEVTALEEINCSSSSISFENGNSDSKDLEVETLTASSEGNKEVIPEHVAEFIEIPISVPEDVIENVIENGSPNTSLNVFKPLPECGDDYEEEEDEEGDYEEDDYDLNQETSVIHKINGTVCQPKDIYATDQEGNFKCPALGCVRIFKRIGFLNKHAMTVHPTDLNVRQTVMKWSKGKCKFCQRQFEDSQHFIDHLNRHSYPNVYFCLHFNCNESFKLPFQLAQHTKSHRIFQAQCSFPECHELFEDLPLLYEHEAQHYLSKTPESSAQPSETILWDVQTDSNPNQEKDSSSNEKQTISLPVSTSKSRKESTEPKTCIESMEKKTDSLVQNGNECSDDTVSNISLIDQKMPDIEPNSENNCSSSDLVNGHSEIEQTPLVSSDPALKIDTNRIRTENGSILPSVVPQEHNTLPVSQAPSKPNLTSEHTSYGLILTKPYVRPLPPSYLDERYLSMPKRRKFLTDRVDACSDQDNVYKKSVKRLRCGKCLTTYCNAEALEAHLAQKKCQTLFGFDSDDESA, translated from the exons ATGTTAGCCTTGCAACTCTGTGAATCCTTTCTTATTCCACAGCTCCAGAATGGGGATATGTACTGTATCTG GGAGTTGATTTTCATATGGAGTAAACTACAGCTTAAATCTAATCCTTCAAAACAAGTTTTTGTAGATCAATGCTACCAGCTTTTAAGAACAGCAACTAATGTGAGAGTCATATTTCCTTTCATGAAAATCATCAAAGATGAG gtTGAAGAAGAAGGCTTGCAAATTTGTGTTGAAATATGTGGTTGTGCTCTACAACTCGACCTTCATGATGATCCCAAAACTAAATGtctgatttataaaacaattgcACATTTTTTGCCAAATGATTTGGAGATCCTCAGGATTTGTGCACTCTCAATATTTTTTCTGGAGCGCTCCTTAGAAGCGTATCGTACTGTTGAAGAGCTTTACAAACGTCCAGATGAAGAATATAATGAAGGCACAAGTAGTGTTCAAAATCGTGTTCGTTTTGAATTGCTTCCAATTTTGAAAAAGGGATTGTTTTTTGACCCTGAATTTTGGAACTTTGTAATGATTAAGAAAAACTGTGTAGCATTATTGAGTGATAAATCAGCAGTTAGATTTCTAAATGACAGCACACTGGAAAATAATGCAGGTAATCTAAAAAGGACGGAGGAACAGCAAGGTTTGGATGAAGGGTTTGACTCTCTTACAGATCAGAGCACTGGAGAGACTGATCCTGATGATGTATCTGGAGTGCAGCCTAAAGGTCATATTAATACGAAGAAAAACCTTACAGCTCTTAATACTTCCAAAGTAGATCACAATGTCCCAAGGCATCGTTGTATGTTATGTAACAAGGAATTTCTAGGTGGTCACATTGTAAGGCATGCCCAGGCTCATCAGAAAAAAGGCAGTTTTGCATGTGTAATATGTGGTAGGAAATTTAGAAACAGAGGACTTATGCAGAAGCATTTGAAGAATCATGTTAAGAAGATACAGAGACAGCAAATTGCTGCAGCTCAACAGGATGATCAGGAAGTCACTGCTTTGGAAGAAATAAATTGTTCTAgttcttccatttcatttgaaAATGGGAATTCTGATAGTAAGGATTTGGAAGTAGAGACTCTTACTGCTTCTAGTGAAGGAAACAAAGAAGTCATCCCTGAGCATGTGGCTGAATTCATTGAAATTCCCATAAGTGTACCAGAAGATGTTATTGAAAACGTTATTGAAAATGGCAGTCCTAATACTTCTTTAAATGTCTTCAAGCCTTTACCTGAATGTGGGGATGATtatgaagaggaagaagatgaagaaggtGATTATGAAGAAGATGATTATGACCTGAATCAAGAAACTTCAGTAATTCATAAAATCAATGGAACTGTGTGCCAACCAAAAGACATATATGCCACAGATCAAGAAGGAAACTTTAAGTGTCCTGCTCTTGGCTGTGTCCGGATATTTAAAAGAATTGGGTTTCTAAATAAACATGCAATGACCGTACATCCAACTGATTTAAACGTGCGACAAACAGTAATGAAGTGGAgcaaaggaaaatgcaaattttgcCAAAGGCAATTTGAAGATTCTCAGCATTTTATAGACCACCTTAATAGACATAGCTATCcaaatgtgtatttttgtttgcattttaattGCAATGAGTCGTTTAAGCTGCCGTTCCAGCTTGCCCAGCACACAAAAAGTCACAGGATATTTCAAGCTCAGTGTAGTTTTCCAGAATGCCATGAGCTTTTTGAAGATCTTCCTCTGCTATATGAACATGAAGCTCAACACTATTTAAGTAAAACACCAGAATCATCTGCACAACCAAGTGAAACAATTCTTTGGGATGTTCAGACAGACTCAAATCCTAATCAGGAAAAAGACTCATCTAGTAATGAGAAACAAACTATTAGTCTGCCAGTTTCTACTAGCAAATCAAGGAAAGAGTCTACAGAACCAAAGACATGTATAGAAAGtatggaaaagaaaacagacagtTTAGttcagaatggaaatgaatgttctGATGACACTGTTTCAAACATAAGCTTGATAGACCAAAAGATGCCTGACATAGAGccaaattctgaaaataattgtAGTAGTAGTGATTTAGTCAATGGACACAGTGAAATAGAGCAAACACCTTTAGTTTCATCAGATCCTGCTTTGAAAATTGATACAAACAGAATCAGGACAGAAAATGGTTCCATTTTACCCAGTGTTGTACCACAAGAACACAATACCTTGCCAGTATCTCAGGCACCTTCCAAACCAAATCTGACAAGTGAACATACTTCATATGGCTTAATTTTAACAAAACCATACGTCAGACCATTGCCTCCCAGTTACCTTGATGAACGGTATCTTAGTATGCCAAAACGCAGAAAATTTCTGACTGATAGAGTAGATGCCTGTTCTGATCAAGATAACGTGTataaaaaatcagtgaaaagaTTAAGATGTGGCAAATGCCTGACCACCTACTGTAATGCAGAAGCACTTGAGGCTCATCTTGCACAAAAGAAATGTCAGACACTCTTTGGATTTGATTCAGATGATGAAA GTGCCTGA